From the Oleiharenicola lentus genome, one window contains:
- a CDS encoding putative RNA methyltransferase, whose protein sequence is MSLICPLCRDALLPAGKSYRCGKGHSFDLAKEGYLSLLHGRQKGDGRGDSKAMMLARDRVHRAGVFDPLLQALSALRFDPPLRSVLELGCGEGFFLGHVARAHQVPVSYGLDLSVDAVKLAARTQRQSLILRADLLTGLPFADASLDLVQSIFAPRPLAEIRRVLRPGGHALFIYPQADHWHELRAFLPLAGIGEEKLQAAGLAGFVPVSEEAVVTPRELTHDLLTDLVEMSPSIHRLERDGVPWREQLPARLTATLSVRVMLCRKP, encoded by the coding sequence ATGTCCCTGATCTGCCCGCTCTGCCGCGACGCGCTGCTTCCCGCCGGAAAATCCTACCGCTGCGGCAAGGGCCACAGTTTCGATCTCGCGAAGGAGGGCTATCTTTCGCTCCTGCACGGCCGACAAAAGGGTGACGGACGCGGCGATTCGAAAGCCATGATGCTGGCCCGCGACCGCGTGCACCGTGCCGGCGTGTTCGATCCGTTGCTGCAGGCGCTGTCCGCGCTGCGCTTTGACCCACCTTTGCGCTCCGTTCTGGAGCTGGGTTGCGGCGAGGGATTCTTCCTCGGTCATGTCGCCCGGGCGCACCAGGTCCCCGTGAGTTACGGCCTCGACCTGTCGGTCGACGCCGTGAAGCTCGCCGCCCGGACCCAGCGGCAGTCGCTCATCCTGCGCGCCGACCTGCTCACCGGCCTGCCATTCGCGGATGCGAGCCTTGACCTCGTACAATCGATCTTCGCCCCTCGTCCGCTGGCCGAGATCCGGCGCGTGCTGCGTCCGGGAGGTCATGCACTTTTCATCTATCCCCAAGCGGACCACTGGCACGAACTCCGCGCTTTTCTGCCGCTGGCCGGAATCGGCGAAGAGAAGCTTCAGGCGGCCGGTCTCGCGGGCTTCGTGCCGGTCAGCGAGGAGGCGGTCGTGACCCCGCGTGAACTCACCCATGACCTGCTCACGGACTTGGTGGAAATGTCGCCCTCGATCCACCGGCTGGAGCGGGACGGCGTGCCGTGGCGGGAGCAGTTGCCCGCCCGTCTCACCGCCACGCTTTCCGTACGCGTGATGCTTTGCCGCAAGCCGTGA
- a CDS encoding alpha-2-macroglobulin family protein, translating to MKTRFSLGLALLLACVTALSAASRKAQWEKVEQARDQKLPQSAIAALEPIIAGAIADKKYAEALKAIGQKNSFERQIQGNKPEEQIAGLLAELTRTPPEMKPAVEALVARWYWIYFQRNRGRFLQRTQTAAPPGADFQTWDLARILTEIDRHYSAALADEKILKATPISAYDDLLERGNVPDAYRPTLFDFFAHEALEFYRTGEQGAIRAEDRFVIDADNPIFADTDAFIRWQPTTTDTESPALKSVRLYQKLLEFHRNDRDKSAFYDADFARLTFGRNLAVGSTKEERYQAALERFIQTTSKHEISARALNEFATRLNAAGDPTKGHELARRAIEAFPKSAGAIGCSNLIQQIEAKQAWLNTESVWSAPWPTLNVNYRNVTRVYFRAVPVSFADHLSRSHWGETPNFIQENLARTPALEWSAELPPTKDFRLRTESLPAPTTLKPGYYVIFASHDPSFGFEENQVSMARVWVSNLALVTLPDRDDGYLSGFVLKGESGEPVAGALVQAWERNREGWFKSAERILTNADGRFRFKAPRNNPRNLILVAEHEGHTLANSEPVSVSPEDTTPNRPEPETVFFTDRALYRPGQTIQFKGICIRSDPDKANYSALAGRSVTVALFDSNDKEVARSNHVANDYGSFSGSFTAPRDRVTGGMTLRVLEGPVGHSWFRVEEYKRPKFQVEIAAPTEAPKLGAPTRVTVKAAAYTGAALGGAKVKWNVMRTTQLPPWCWWWSGHSIQAIAHGTAVTEADGTFTVEFTAAPDRAVPEKNEPVFIFTIHASVTDSTGETRFANRNISVAYTALQATLLADEWQTPDKPVTFVIGTRSLDDVPQAAEGKITIHSLKQPAQVVRANPGMEGFSYHPNMVIIRPKPPGEPKVDPTKPESWETDRKVSELAFKTGSNGLTELKATLPAGIYRAELTTNDRFGKTVTARHILQVLDPAAPRYGVKIPNHLAAPKWRVEPGEEFTALWGTGYPTGRAFVELESAGKLLKSYWTDATRTQELITLPITEKLRGGLTLRVTYVRENRVYPNEQIVDVPWSNKELSLKWESFRSKLLPGQPETWTAVITGPEAERATAEMVASLYDASLDQFSSHGWRDGFGVFRREEAFGTAFLHNSLIGFNPVGGHWRLAMRPVEWRYRSFSDDLRGWNYYSDDDVIVLSPFAVSAEYDGVGYASASTLAGSRVRTELRDVGNAVTVVNSQFMMDVSANDIATPAEAPALAETADSALPPPDLSQVTARKNLNETAFFFPHLLTDENGVVKMQFTMPEALTEWKFLGFAHDSKMRSGFLTAKAVTAKDLMVEPNPPRFVREGDVIEFTVKVSNQSEKPQAGRVRLTFADAATLASADAALGNASPEQAFDVPAKQSRSYSWRIAVPDGAGFLTYKAVGATAAGSDGEEGFLPVLSRRILVTESLPLPIRGPATKEFDFKKMIESGQSDTLRHQSLTVQMVSQPAWYAVMALPYLMEFPHECSEQLFNRLYANSLARHIAGSDPKIRRIFDQWRNTPALDSPLLKNQDLKSVMIEETPWLRQATAESEARRNVGVLFDANRLDSESERILSQLAERQLSDGLWPWFPGGRPSEYISLYIVTGFARLRHLGAEVDVAPAIRALTALDAWMTKRHAEILKWDHPELYVPGSLEALYLYSRSFYLKDQPVAPAHRAAVDFFLGQSRKFWTKVGSRQSEAHLALALQRFGDRETPPAIIKSLKERSVNHEEMGMFWRDTELSWWWYHAPIETQALMIEAFDEIARDTQAVEDCKVWLLKQKQTQNWKTTKATADAVYGLLLRGTNLLASDALVEVALGGETIKPEKVEAGTGFYEQKFVRGEIKPEMGRVTVKKTDEGVSWGSVHWQYLEDMRKITPHEGTPLKLKKALFIKENTKRGPVLTPVTGPVAVGDELVVRLELRTDRDMEYVHLKDQRGSGTEPVNVLSGYRYQDGLGYYESTRDTASHFFIEYLPKGTYVFEYSTRIQLRGSYQTGIAEIQCMYAPEFNSHSESLPLEVK from the coding sequence ATGAAAACCCGTTTCTCCCTCGGCCTTGCCCTGCTCCTCGCCTGCGTCACCGCCCTGTCCGCCGCCTCGCGCAAAGCCCAATGGGAAAAGGTCGAGCAGGCCCGCGACCAAAAGCTCCCCCAGTCCGCCATCGCCGCGCTCGAGCCCATCATCGCCGGCGCCATCGCCGACAAGAAATACGCCGAAGCCCTCAAGGCCATCGGTCAGAAGAACTCCTTCGAACGCCAGATTCAGGGCAACAAGCCCGAGGAACAGATCGCAGGCCTCCTCGCCGAGCTGACCCGGACGCCGCCCGAGATGAAACCCGCCGTCGAGGCCCTCGTGGCGCGCTGGTATTGGATTTATTTCCAGCGCAACCGCGGCCGCTTCCTGCAGCGCACGCAGACCGCCGCGCCGCCCGGCGCGGATTTCCAGACTTGGGACCTCGCGCGCATCCTGACTGAGATCGACCGGCACTACTCCGCCGCCCTCGCCGACGAGAAGATCCTCAAAGCCACCCCGATCAGTGCCTACGACGATCTGCTCGAACGCGGCAACGTGCCCGATGCCTACCGCCCCACCCTGTTTGATTTCTTCGCGCACGAGGCACTCGAGTTTTACCGCACAGGGGAACAGGGAGCGATCCGCGCGGAAGACCGCTTTGTGATCGACGCCGACAACCCGATCTTCGCCGACACCGACGCCTTCATCCGCTGGCAACCGACCACCACAGATACTGAATCCCCCGCCCTGAAGTCGGTGCGACTCTACCAGAAGCTCCTCGAGTTTCACCGCAACGATCGCGACAAGTCCGCCTTCTACGACGCTGACTTCGCCCGCCTGACCTTTGGTCGCAACCTCGCCGTCGGCAGCACCAAGGAAGAGCGCTACCAAGCCGCACTCGAGCGCTTCATCCAGACCACCTCGAAGCACGAAATTTCCGCCCGCGCCCTGAACGAGTTCGCCACCCGTCTGAACGCAGCCGGTGACCCCACCAAGGGCCATGAATTGGCCCGCCGCGCGATCGAGGCCTTTCCGAAAAGTGCCGGCGCCATCGGCTGCTCCAATCTCATCCAGCAAATCGAGGCGAAACAAGCCTGGCTGAACACCGAGTCCGTCTGGAGCGCACCATGGCCGACGCTCAACGTGAACTACCGCAACGTCACCCGGGTCTATTTCCGGGCCGTGCCGGTCAGCTTCGCGGACCACCTCTCCCGGTCGCATTGGGGCGAGACGCCGAACTTCATCCAGGAAAACCTCGCGCGCACCCCGGCGCTGGAGTGGTCGGCCGAGTTGCCGCCGACCAAGGATTTTCGACTGCGCACGGAGAGCCTGCCGGCACCGACGACGCTGAAGCCGGGCTATTACGTGATCTTCGCCAGTCACGACCCGTCCTTCGGCTTCGAGGAGAATCAAGTCAGCATGGCCCGGGTCTGGGTCAGCAATCTCGCCCTGGTCACGCTGCCCGACCGCGACGACGGTTATCTGAGCGGTTTTGTGCTCAAAGGCGAAAGTGGCGAACCGGTCGCCGGGGCGCTCGTGCAGGCGTGGGAACGCAACCGGGAGGGCTGGTTCAAATCGGCGGAGCGCATCCTCACCAATGCCGACGGCCGCTTTCGTTTCAAGGCCCCGAGAAACAACCCCCGCAACCTGATCCTGGTGGCCGAACACGAAGGCCACACTCTGGCCAACTCCGAGCCCGTCAGCGTCTCCCCCGAGGACACCACCCCGAACCGACCCGAGCCTGAAACCGTTTTCTTCACCGACCGCGCCCTCTACCGCCCGGGACAAACCATCCAGTTCAAGGGCATCTGCATCCGCAGCGACCCGGACAAAGCGAACTACTCCGCCCTCGCCGGCCGGTCGGTGACGGTCGCGCTCTTCGACAGCAATGACAAGGAAGTCGCCCGCAGCAACCATGTCGCCAACGATTACGGCTCCTTCAGCGGCAGCTTCACCGCCCCGCGCGACCGCGTGACCGGCGGCATGACGCTGCGCGTGCTCGAAGGGCCGGTCGGCCATTCCTGGTTCCGCGTCGAAGAATACAAACGCCCGAAATTCCAGGTCGAGATCGCGGCCCCGACCGAGGCGCCCAAACTCGGCGCCCCCACGCGCGTGACTGTCAAGGCGGCCGCCTACACCGGCGCCGCCCTCGGCGGGGCCAAGGTCAAATGGAACGTCATGCGCACGACCCAGCTGCCGCCGTGGTGCTGGTGGTGGTCAGGCCATTCCATCCAAGCCATCGCCCATGGCACCGCGGTGACCGAGGCGGACGGTACCTTCACGGTCGAATTCACCGCCGCGCCGGATCGCGCAGTGCCCGAAAAGAACGAACCGGTCTTCATCTTCACCATTCACGCCAGCGTGACCGACAGCACCGGTGAGACGCGCTTCGCCAACCGCAACATCAGCGTCGCCTACACCGCCTTGCAAGCCACCCTCCTTGCCGACGAATGGCAGACTCCGGACAAGCCCGTGACCTTCGTCATCGGCACGCGCTCGCTCGACGATGTCCCGCAGGCGGCCGAAGGGAAGATCACCATCCACTCGCTCAAACAGCCCGCGCAGGTGGTCCGGGCTAATCCGGGAATGGAGGGATTTTCGTATCACCCCAACATGGTGATCATCCGCCCGAAACCTCCCGGAGAACCCAAGGTCGATCCCACTAAACCCGAAAGTTGGGAAACCGACCGCAAGGTGTCCGAACTCGCCTTCAAGACTGGCAGCAACGGACTCACAGAACTCAAGGCAACCCTGCCCGCCGGCATCTACCGTGCCGAGCTCACGACCAATGACCGCTTCGGCAAGACTGTCACCGCCCGTCACATCCTGCAGGTCCTCGACCCGGCGGCTCCGCGCTACGGCGTGAAGATTCCCAATCACCTCGCCGCGCCGAAGTGGAGGGTCGAGCCCGGCGAGGAATTCACGGCGCTCTGGGGCACGGGTTATCCCACGGGCCGGGCTTTCGTCGAGCTGGAGAGCGCGGGCAAACTGCTCAAGAGCTACTGGACCGACGCAACGCGCACCCAGGAGTTAATCACCCTCCCCATCACGGAAAAACTTCGCGGCGGCCTGACCCTGCGCGTTACCTATGTGCGGGAAAACCGGGTCTATCCCAATGAGCAGATCGTGGACGTGCCGTGGAGCAACAAGGAGCTGAGCCTCAAATGGGAAAGTTTCCGTTCGAAACTCCTGCCCGGTCAGCCGGAGACGTGGACCGCCGTCATCACCGGCCCCGAAGCAGAGCGCGCCACCGCGGAGATGGTGGCCTCTCTCTACGATGCCTCGCTCGACCAGTTCTCGTCCCACGGTTGGCGGGACGGATTTGGCGTGTTTCGCCGGGAGGAGGCGTTCGGCACCGCCTTTCTGCACAATTCCTTGATCGGCTTCAATCCGGTGGGAGGCCATTGGAGGCTGGCGATGCGTCCCGTGGAGTGGCGCTATCGCTCGTTCAGCGATGATCTGCGCGGCTGGAATTACTACAGCGACGACGATGTGATTGTTTTGTCGCCGTTTGCGGTTTCCGCCGAATACGACGGCGTTGGCTATGCCTCGGCCAGCACCCTGGCCGGCAGCCGCGTGCGCACCGAACTGCGGGATGTCGGGAATGCCGTCACGGTCGTGAACAGCCAGTTCATGATGGACGTGTCGGCAAACGACATCGCTACGCCGGCCGAAGCCCCGGCACTAGCCGAAACCGCCGATAGCGCACTGCCACCGCCCGACCTCTCTCAAGTCACCGCCCGCAAGAATCTCAACGAGACCGCTTTCTTCTTCCCGCACCTGCTGACCGACGAAAACGGCGTCGTGAAGATGCAGTTCACGATGCCCGAGGCGCTGACGGAGTGGAAATTTCTCGGGTTCGCACACGATTCCAAGATGCGCTCCGGTTTCCTCACTGCCAAGGCCGTCACGGCCAAGGACCTCATGGTCGAGCCCAACCCGCCACGATTCGTGCGCGAGGGCGACGTCATCGAGTTCACCGTCAAGGTCAGCAACCAGTCCGAGAAACCGCAGGCCGGCCGCGTGCGCCTCACCTTTGCCGACGCCGCCACGCTCGCATCCGCCGACGCCGCGTTGGGCAACGCCTCGCCCGAGCAGGCCTTCGACGTGCCGGCGAAACAATCGCGCAGCTACTCGTGGCGCATCGCCGTGCCCGACGGCGCGGGCTTCCTCACCTACAAGGCCGTCGGCGCCACCGCCGCCGGGAGCGACGGAGAGGAGGGCTTCCTCCCCGTGCTGAGCCGCCGCATCCTTGTCACCGAGTCGCTCCCGCTCCCGATCCGCGGCCCGGCGACCAAGGAGTTCGACTTCAAGAAAATGATCGAGTCCGGGCAGTCCGACACGTTGCGCCACCAGTCGCTCACCGTGCAGATGGTGTCGCAGCCCGCGTGGTATGCCGTGATGGCCCTGCCCTACCTAATGGAGTTCCCGCACGAATGCAGCGAGCAGCTCTTCAACCGGCTCTACGCCAACTCCCTCGCCCGCCACATCGCTGGCTCCGACCCGAAGATCCGCCGCATCTTCGACCAGTGGCGCAACACGCCCGCCCTCGACAGTCCGTTGCTCAAGAACCAGGACCTGAAATCGGTGATGATCGAGGAGACGCCTTGGCTGCGCCAGGCCACGGCCGAGAGCGAGGCCCGCCGCAACGTCGGCGTGCTCTTCGATGCCAACCGCCTCGATTCGGAATCGGAACGCATTTTGAGCCAGCTCGCCGAGCGTCAGCTCAGCGACGGCCTCTGGCCGTGGTTCCCCGGCGGTCGCCCCAGCGAATACATCAGCCTTTATATCGTCACCGGCTTCGCGCGCCTGCGCCACCTCGGGGCCGAGGTGGACGTCGCGCCGGCTATCCGCGCCCTCACCGCGCTCGACGCGTGGATGACGAAGCGCCACGCGGAAATCCTGAAATGGGACCACCCCGAGCTCTACGTGCCCGGTTCGCTCGAAGCGCTCTACCTCTACAGCCGCAGCTTCTACCTCAAAGACCAGCCCGTCGCCCCCGCGCACCGCGCTGCCGTGGACTTTTTCCTCGGCCAGTCGCGCAAGTTCTGGACCAAGGTCGGCAGCCGGCAGAGCGAGGCGCATCTCGCCCTCGCCCTGCAGCGCTTCGGCGACCGCGAGACTCCGCCGGCGATCATAAAGTCGCTCAAGGAACGCAGCGTGAACCACGAGGAGATGGGCATGTTCTGGCGCGACACCGAGCTGAGCTGGTGGTGGTATCACGCACCGATCGAAACGCAGGCGCTCATGATCGAGGCCTTCGACGAGATCGCCCGCGACACCCAGGCCGTCGAAGACTGCAAGGTCTGGCTGTTGAAACAAAAGCAGACCCAAAACTGGAAAACGACCAAAGCCACCGCCGACGCCGTCTATGGCCTGCTGTTGCGCGGCACCAACCTGCTCGCGAGTGACGCCCTCGTGGAAGTCGCCCTCGGCGGCGAGACAATCAAGCCCGAGAAAGTCGAGGCCGGCACCGGCTTCTACGAGCAGAAGTTCGTGCGCGGGGAGATCAAACCGGAGATGGGCCGCGTCACGGTGAAAAAGACCGACGAGGGCGTCAGCTGGGGCAGCGTCCACTGGCAATACCTTGAGGACATGCGCAAGATCACGCCCCACGAGGGCACGCCGCTGAAGTTGAAGAAGGCGCTATTCATCAAGGAAAACACCAAGCGCGGCCCGGTGCTGACGCCCGTGACCGGCCCGGTTGCCGTCGGCGACGAGCTTGTCGTGCGCCTCGAGCTGCGCACCGATCGCGACATGGAATACGTCCACCTTAAGGACCAACGCGGCAGCGGCACCGAACCCGTCAACGTGCTCAGCGGCTACCGTTACCAGGACGGACTCGGCTACTACGAGAGCACGCGCGACACCGCCTCGCACTTCTTCATCGAATACCTCCCGAAAGGCACCTACGTCTTCGAATACTCGACGCGCATCCAGCTCCGCGGCAGCTACCAGACCGGCATCGCCGAGATCCAGTGCATGTATGCCCCCGAGTTCAACAGCCACTCCGAGAGCCTGCCGCTTGAGGTGAAGTAG
- the can gene encoding carbonate dehydratase — MQSLKHLFEQNQAWAEAIKRRDPEFFQKLSRQQNPEYLWIGCSDSRVPANEIIGLLPGEVFVHRNIANVVVHTDLNCLSVLQYAVDVLKVKHVMVVGHYGCGGVQAAYRCTRVGLADNWLRHVQDVRAKHDDCLSMLGDDTARSAKLCELNVIEQVANVCSTTIVQDAWTRGQSLSVHGWIYGLRDGLLRDLKTSASTSEEAALAYEHAVEAAQHGSTSVPW; from the coding sequence ATGCAAAGCCTGAAGCACCTCTTTGAACAGAACCAGGCCTGGGCCGAAGCCATCAAGCGGCGTGATCCGGAGTTTTTCCAAAAGCTGTCGCGCCAGCAGAACCCCGAATACCTGTGGATCGGCTGCTCCGACTCGCGCGTGCCGGCCAACGAGATCATCGGCCTGCTCCCCGGCGAGGTCTTCGTGCACCGCAACATCGCCAACGTGGTCGTGCACACCGACCTCAACTGCCTCTCCGTGCTCCAATACGCCGTGGACGTGCTCAAGGTAAAACACGTCATGGTTGTCGGCCACTACGGCTGCGGCGGCGTGCAGGCCGCCTATCGCTGCACGCGCGTCGGTCTCGCCGACAACTGGCTGCGCCACGTGCAGGATGTGCGCGCCAAGCACGATGACTGCCTCTCGATGCTGGGCGACGACACGGCGCGCAGCGCCAAGCTTTGCGAACTGAACGTCATCGAGCAGGTGGCCAACGTCTGCTCGACCACGATCGTGCAGGATGCGTGGACCCGCGGGCAGTCGCTTTCGGTTCACGGCTGGATCTACGGCCTGCGCGATGGCCTGCTGCGCGACCTGAAGACCTCGGCGAGCACGAGCGAGGAGGCGGCGCTGGCCTACGAGCACGCCGTCGAGGCCGCGCAACACGGCAGCACGTCGGTGCCGTGGTGA
- a CDS encoding type II toxin-antitoxin system PemK/MazF family toxin: MKRGTVVWVDLSDTYPPEMGKVRPAIVVSGTAHNEVLNTVVVVPTSSIAPEIWPLRLAVGSFAGKDSFAVIPGIRQVRKGRLKGALGQLTHDKLAELDECLDAYLR; the protein is encoded by the coding sequence AAGCGCGGCACGGTCGTGTGGGTGGACTTGAGTGACACGTATCCGCCCGAGATGGGCAAGGTGCGGCCGGCCATCGTCGTGTCGGGCACGGCGCACAACGAGGTGCTCAACACGGTGGTCGTCGTGCCGACATCCAGCATCGCGCCGGAAATCTGGCCTCTGCGTCTCGCGGTCGGCAGCTTTGCCGGCAAGGATAGCTTTGCAGTGATTCCCGGCATCCGACAGGTGCGGAAGGGGCGCCTCAAAGGTGCGCTCGGACAACTGACGCACGACAAGCTCGCGGAACTGGACGAATGTCTGGACGCTTACCTGCGGTAG
- a CDS encoding arylsulfatase produces MKKPILRLLLALLLPVTALTAPPPNIILILADDLGYGELGSYGQKLIATPHLDRLAAEGVRFTQFYAGSTVCAPSRSVLMTGQHTGHTRVRGNAGRDRPAAQTLLAEDVTVARVLQQAGYRTGLVGKWGLGLIDQPGEPRQQGFDTYFGFLHQTHAHNHFPDFLWRDGVKVPLPNDLVPIGPIEGVGYATKKLAYAGDLFAQEAKDFVTANAKRPFFLFLSVVVPHANNERTRELGDGHEVPDLGAYADKPWPDTVKAHAAMITRLDTQVGELMATLKAQGLDKNTLVLFTSDNGPHNEAGPGYDPQFFSPSGPFTGLKRSLTDGGIRVPCIARWPGQIAPGRVSDHVGYFGDLMATFADLAGAKTPADATDSISLLPTLLGRGQQALHDHLYWEFYENGVSQAVLLHGRWKGIREKNVMAPIRLYDLTTDLAEQTDLTAKYPEIVARLAALMRDAHTPNEHWKIPGLVAQ; encoded by the coding sequence ATGAAAAAACCGATCCTCCGACTGCTGCTTGCGTTGCTGCTGCCGGTTACGGCACTGACCGCCCCGCCGCCGAATATTATCCTGATCCTCGCCGACGATCTCGGATACGGGGAACTTGGCAGTTACGGCCAGAAGCTCATCGCCACGCCGCATCTCGACCGCCTCGCCGCGGAAGGCGTGCGCTTCACGCAGTTCTACGCCGGCAGCACGGTGTGCGCGCCCTCGCGCAGCGTGCTCATGACCGGCCAGCATACCGGCCACACCCGGGTGCGAGGCAACGCGGGTCGCGACCGCCCCGCCGCACAGACGCTCCTCGCCGAAGACGTGACCGTGGCGCGCGTGCTCCAGCAGGCCGGCTACCGCACCGGCCTCGTCGGCAAATGGGGCCTCGGCCTCATTGACCAACCCGGCGAGCCCCGCCAGCAGGGTTTCGACACCTATTTCGGCTTCCTCCACCAGACCCACGCCCACAACCATTTTCCCGACTTCCTCTGGCGCGATGGCGTAAAGGTTCCGCTGCCCAACGATCTCGTCCCGATCGGCCCAATCGAGGGCGTCGGCTACGCCACGAAAAAATTGGCCTACGCCGGCGACCTGTTCGCCCAGGAGGCCAAGGACTTCGTGACGGCCAATGCCAAGCGACCATTCTTTCTTTTTCTCTCCGTGGTCGTGCCGCACGCCAACAACGAGCGTACCCGCGAGCTCGGCGACGGTCACGAGGTCCCGGACTTAGGTGCTTACGCGGACAAACCCTGGCCCGACACGGTCAAGGCCCACGCCGCCATGATTACGCGGCTCGACACCCAGGTGGGCGAACTGATGGCCACGCTCAAAGCGCAGGGTCTCGACAAAAACACGCTCGTGCTTTTCACGAGCGACAACGGTCCGCACAACGAGGCCGGCCCCGGCTACGACCCGCAGTTTTTCTCGCCGAGCGGCCCGTTCACCGGGCTGAAACGCTCCCTCACCGACGGCGGGATCCGGGTGCCTTGTATCGCCCGTTGGCCCGGCCAGATCGCCCCGGGACGCGTCTCGGATCACGTCGGCTATTTCGGTGACCTCATGGCCACCTTTGCCGATCTCGCCGGGGCCAAGACGCCCGCCGACGCCACCGACAGCATCAGCCTCTTGCCCACCCTGCTCGGTCGTGGCCAACAGGCCCTACACGACCACCTCTACTGGGAATTCTACGAGAACGGCGTGAGCCAGGCCGTGCTCCTCCATGGCCGATGGAAAGGCATCCGCGAAAAGAACGTGATGGCCCCGATCCGCCTTTACGACCTCACGACGGATCTCGCCGAGCAAACCGACCTCACCGCCAAGTACCCCGAGATCGTCGCCCGCCTCGCCGCCCTGATGCGCGACGCGCACACGCCAAACGAGCACTGGAAAATTCCGGGGCTGGTCGCACAATAA
- a CDS encoding c-type cytochrome, with product MRSPLHRATAAACLLAASTFFAAEPPPPWAYGFKEPPPPGTAQVPPGKAGPPPTDPVKHGLPGTDRAFTRAEITDIFAPADYFPGEHPAPPEIVSHGKPPVVWSCARCHYYNGQGRPENAGLAGLPVDYFIAQMQAFRNGDRHSADPRKPNTPMMIEFARGMTDAEIRAAAEYYAAQPWRPWIRVVETERVPQTTISAGMYLQVPGGSDELLGHRIIEVPVDPESVEIQRSPQVGFIAYAPVGSIKRGEALVTTGAGKTVACAACHGPELKGMPLPNVGTMPGLAGRSPSYVVRQLFDIQHGHRRGLHVELMKPVVANLTTDDMLAIAAYLASLRP from the coding sequence GTGCGTTCTCCCCTCCACCGCGCCACTGCCGCGGCCTGTTTGCTCGCTGCCTCCACCTTCTTTGCCGCCGAGCCGCCCCCGCCCTGGGCCTACGGATTCAAGGAACCGCCTCCGCCCGGCACCGCTCAAGTTCCGCCCGGCAAGGCCGGCCCACCGCCGACCGACCCGGTGAAGCACGGCCTCCCCGGCACCGACCGCGCCTTCACGCGCGCCGAGATCACGGACATCTTCGCTCCGGCCGACTACTTCCCCGGCGAGCACCCCGCTCCGCCGGAAATCGTTTCGCACGGCAAGCCGCCCGTCGTGTGGTCCTGCGCCCGCTGCCATTATTACAACGGCCAGGGCCGCCCGGAAAACGCCGGCCTCGCCGGCCTGCCCGTGGATTACTTCATCGCGCAGATGCAGGCGTTCCGCAACGGCGACCGCCACAGCGCCGACCCGCGCAAACCGAACACGCCGATGATGATCGAATTCGCCCGGGGCATGACCGACGCGGAAATCCGTGCCGCCGCCGAATACTACGCCGCCCAACCATGGCGGCCGTGGATCCGCGTCGTCGAGACCGAGCGTGTGCCGCAGACCACGATCTCCGCCGGCATGTATCTGCAGGTGCCCGGCGGTAGCGACGAACTGCTCGGCCACCGCATCATCGAGGTCCCCGTGGACCCGGAGTCCGTTGAAATCCAGCGCAGCCCGCAGGTCGGGTTCATCGCCTACGCGCCGGTCGGCAGCATCAAGCGCGGCGAGGCACTCGTCACCACTGGCGCCGGCAAGACCGTCGCCTGCGCCGCCTGCCACGGCCCGGAACTGAAAGGCATGCCCCTGCCCAACGTCGGCACAATGCCCGGACTCGCGGGCCGCTCGCCCAGTTACGTGGTCCGTCAGCTGTTCGACATCCAGCACGGCCACCGCCGCGGTCTGCACGTCGAGCTGATGAAGCCCGTTGTGGCCAATCTCACCACCGATGACATGCTGGCTATCGCCGCCTACCTCGCCTCGCTGAGGCCGTAA